The Nitrospira sp. genome contains a region encoding:
- the ndk gene encoding nucleoside-diphosphate kinase: MMSERTLAIIKPDAVKKNAVGDILHRYEQAGLKPVAMKMMWMSQSVAEGFYAVHKARPFFGSLCAFMSSGPAVVLVLQGENAIKKNRELMGATDPAKADAGTIRKAHGTNIEFNAVHGSDSPETAQFEIGYFFSGMEIFS; encoded by the coding sequence ATCATGAGTGAAAGAACGTTGGCAATCATCAAGCCGGACGCTGTCAAAAAGAACGCCGTCGGAGACATTCTTCATCGCTATGAGCAGGCGGGCTTGAAGCCGGTCGCTATGAAAATGATGTGGATGTCCCAGTCAGTGGCGGAAGGCTTTTATGCGGTGCATAAAGCCCGACCATTCTTCGGGAGTCTCTGTGCTTTCATGTCGTCCGGGCCTGCGGTGGTCCTGGTGTTGCAGGGTGAGAATGCCATCAAGAAGAACCGCGAACTGATGGGAGCGACGGATCCGGCCAAAGCCGATGCCGGGACCATCCGTAAAGCGCACGGAACGAACATCGAGTTCAACGCCGTCCATGGTTCCGATTCACCCGAAACCGCGCAATTCGAGATCGGATATTTCTTCTCCGGCATGGAGATCTTCAGCTGA
- the gcvH gene encoding glycine cleavage system protein GcvH, producing the protein MIPSDLRFHKEHEWVRLDGKRATVGISDFAQDALGDIVFLDLPKVGATVKVGQQIGEVESTKTTSTIYTPVSGTVIQINTELKDHPEVVNSDPYGKGWIAIIDLADQGEVDQLMTATQYEAFLAGQKKS; encoded by the coding sequence ATGATTCCATCCGATTTGCGATTTCACAAAGAACATGAATGGGTTCGACTCGACGGGAAACGGGCCACCGTGGGTATCAGCGACTTTGCGCAGGATGCCTTAGGGGATATTGTTTTTTTGGATCTGCCCAAAGTCGGCGCGACGGTCAAGGTCGGTCAGCAGATCGGGGAAGTCGAGTCGACAAAAACGACCTCGACCATCTATACGCCGGTGAGTGGAACGGTGATACAGATCAATACCGAGCTGAAAGATCATCCCGAAGTAGTGAATTCCGACCCATACGGCAAAGGCTGGATCGCAATCATCGACCTTGCCGATCAGGGAGAAGTCGATCAGCTGATGACGGCCACACAGTACGAAGCGTTTCTTGCCGGCCAAAAGAAGAGTTGA
- a CDS encoding glycosyltransferase — protein MEPARLHRLFDSAELIFEEAPNPFQARGKSQADARKQAIRDHFDACAGLRAFWEKKARAYYDDQTRYFRFLVPEGLSILEIGSGLGNLLAALKPRRGVGIDLSAEMVKEAAHRHPTLEFRVGDVETLDIEETFDVIILADVVGHLLDVEAALRRLRRACAAHTRIVVSYYSHLWEPILRFCEKVGLKMPQREQNWLSPEDIANLLFLADFDVVKVERRLLLPKRVPLLSSLCNKLLAYLPGLRALCLCHYVVARPRLRRPERPYSTTIVIPCRNERGNIDAALRRIPRFGGRQEIIFVDGHSTDGTPDEIRRVMAFYPGKDIKMIVQNGKGKGDAVREGFAHARGDVLMILDADLTMPPEALPKFYEAIASGKGEFINGCRLVYPMEAQAMRSLNLIGNKLFGLAFSWLLNQKIKDTLCGTKVLFRRDYERLAADRQYFGEFDPFGDFDLLFGASKLNLHILEIPIRYEARTYGSTNIQRFRHGWLLLKMTVYGFFRLKAV, from the coding sequence ATGGAACCGGCTCGACTTCATAGACTGTTCGACTCGGCGGAGCTGATCTTTGAAGAGGCTCCCAATCCATTTCAGGCGAGGGGCAAGTCTCAGGCGGATGCTAGGAAACAGGCCATCCGCGATCATTTTGACGCCTGCGCCGGGCTCCGTGCGTTCTGGGAAAAGAAAGCCAGAGCGTACTATGACGATCAGACCCGCTATTTCAGGTTCCTCGTCCCTGAAGGGCTGAGCATCTTGGAAATTGGGTCAGGCTTGGGGAATCTGCTGGCCGCGCTGAAGCCTCGTCGTGGAGTCGGCATCGACTTGAGTGCCGAGATGGTCAAGGAGGCGGCTCATCGGCATCCCACCTTGGAGTTCCGTGTCGGAGACGTGGAAACGCTGGACATTGAAGAAACCTTCGACGTCATCATTCTGGCCGACGTGGTCGGCCACTTGCTCGATGTTGAGGCGGCCTTGAGACGTCTCCGCCGAGCCTGTGCGGCTCATACGAGAATCGTCGTGTCTTACTATAGCCATTTATGGGAGCCGATTCTTCGATTCTGTGAAAAGGTCGGGCTGAAAATGCCGCAACGCGAGCAAAACTGGCTTTCTCCGGAAGACATCGCCAACCTCCTGTTTCTGGCTGACTTCGATGTGGTGAAGGTGGAGCGGCGACTCCTGTTGCCGAAGCGTGTCCCGCTTCTCTCTTCATTGTGCAACAAACTTCTGGCCTATCTGCCGGGTCTCCGGGCCTTGTGTCTTTGCCACTATGTGGTGGCGCGGCCTCGACTACGGAGGCCGGAGCGCCCGTATTCGACGACGATCGTCATTCCGTGTCGGAATGAACGGGGAAATATCGACGCCGCACTCAGGCGAATCCCGCGGTTCGGCGGCCGCCAGGAGATTATTTTTGTCGACGGGCATTCGACCGACGGAACGCCGGACGAGATTCGGCGTGTCATGGCCTTTTACCCTGGCAAGGACATCAAGATGATCGTGCAGAATGGGAAGGGCAAGGGCGACGCCGTGCGCGAAGGTTTTGCCCACGCCAGGGGCGATGTGCTCATGATTTTGGACGCGGATCTGACGATGCCGCCCGAAGCGCTGCCGAAGTTTTATGAGGCGATCGCGAGTGGAAAGGGCGAGTTCATCAACGGCTGCCGCCTCGTCTATCCCATGGAGGCACAAGCCATGCGTTCGCTCAATTTGATCGGCAATAAGCTTTTCGGGCTCGCATTTTCTTGGCTCCTGAACCAGAAAATCAAAGATACGCTCTGTGGAACCAAAGTGTTGTTTCGGCGCGATTACGAACGGTTGGCCGCCGATCGGCAGTATTTCGGCGAGTTTGACCCCTTTGGGGATTTCGATTTGTTGTTCGGCGCGTCGAAATTAAACCTGCATATTTTAGAGATTCCCATCCGCTATGAAGCGCGGACCTATGGGAGTACCAACATCCAACGGTTTAGGCACGGCTGGCTATTGTTGAAGATGACGGTGTACGGTTTCTTTCGCCTGAAGGCGGTGTAA
- a CDS encoding MFS transporter → MISDGSRPLRKTVLAGAVGNVLEWYDFALFGYFAPVLSLLFFPSSDPSLSLIATFSVFAVGFLARPLGALLFGYWGDTRGRREALAWSILLMALPTCLVGMLPTYAQIGLAAPLALTALRFLQGLSVGGEFTGSVTFLVEHAAPAERGYIGSWAGFSAQIGALLGSGIGTVAAASLTAEALQEWGWRIPFLSGSLIALVGWYLRRRIPESPAFERLQQTGSVSSSPVRELLLSHRAPLLQVIGLVLLHGVAFYMFYVFLPTYLTRVTDLPMGTTLTINTLCMALLAILIPVMGKLSDRVGHRWILAGGAAGLALGTVPFFLWLSSGQIALIVAAQTLITVFVAAYMGPFFAIVATLFPVSRRYTGLSLSYNMAAALFGGTAPLLATILIERSGNILAPGWYVSLCAILSLIVLSTIREETQARTH, encoded by the coding sequence ATGATTTCAGACGGATCGAGACCGTTGCGCAAAACGGTGCTGGCCGGCGCGGTCGGAAACGTGCTGGAATGGTATGACTTCGCCCTGTTCGGATACTTCGCGCCTGTCTTGTCTCTTCTCTTCTTTCCTTCTTCAGATCCGTCATTGTCGTTGATCGCCACGTTTAGCGTCTTCGCCGTCGGATTTCTCGCCAGGCCTCTCGGCGCGTTGCTGTTCGGATATTGGGGTGATACACGAGGCCGGCGCGAGGCGCTTGCTTGGTCCATTCTCCTCATGGCACTGCCTACTTGTCTTGTCGGCATGTTACCCACTTATGCCCAAATCGGTCTCGCCGCGCCGCTCGCGCTCACCGCTCTGCGCTTTCTTCAGGGCCTGTCCGTCGGCGGTGAATTCACCGGCTCGGTCACCTTTCTCGTTGAACATGCGGCGCCGGCGGAACGAGGGTACATCGGCAGTTGGGCAGGCTTCAGCGCGCAAATCGGTGCATTGCTGGGATCCGGCATCGGCACCGTGGCGGCCGCGAGCCTCACAGCCGAGGCGCTTCAAGAATGGGGATGGCGCATCCCGTTTCTCTCCGGAAGTCTCATCGCATTGGTCGGATGGTATCTGCGGCGGCGCATCCCTGAGTCACCGGCTTTCGAACGACTTCAACAAACAGGATCGGTTTCATCTTCACCGGTACGGGAGCTTCTCCTCTCGCACCGTGCGCCCCTCCTGCAAGTGATTGGCCTCGTGTTGCTGCACGGCGTCGCGTTTTACATGTTCTATGTCTTTCTCCCCACCTATCTGACCAGAGTGACTGATCTGCCGATGGGCACCACGCTCACCATCAACACCCTATGCATGGCTCTGTTGGCGATCCTGATTCCGGTGATGGGAAAGTTGTCTGATCGAGTCGGGCATCGATGGATACTGGCCGGCGGCGCCGCAGGACTCGCCCTTGGAACAGTCCCGTTTTTCTTGTGGCTGAGCAGCGGTCAGATCGCGCTGATTGTCGCGGCTCAAACCCTGATTACGGTGTTTGTAGCCGCCTACATGGGTCCCTTCTTCGCCATCGTCGCGACTCTTTTTCCCGTCTCGCGCCGATACACCGGACTTTCCCTCTCGTATAATATGGCTGCAGCTTTATTCGGCGGGACAGCGCCGTTACTGGCCACCATTCTCATAGAACGAAGCGGCAATATCCTGGCTCCCGGCTGGTACGTCAGCCTGTGCGCCATCCTGTCTTTGATCGTGCTGTCCACCATTCGCGAGGAGACTCAAGCGCGCACTCATTGA
- a CDS encoding methyltransferase domain-containing protein, which produces MSGEVLHRHRDLWRHKPVLRRLYGDWYREIVAWLVPGRTVELGGGTGNLKEHVPGVCCTDVVLVPWLNVVADAQRLPFQSDSLANLVLFDSLHHIENVSLFFDEAQRTLRVGGRIIVMDPYISWISWPIYRWFHPEPVDYTQDPLVLKPSQPERRPFDANQAVATLLFERNRSHFHARYPRLSLRHVRRMACVAYPLSGGFDHPSLLPEWLVTPILRLERMLERLGRLLAFRMLVVIERQL; this is translated from the coding sequence ATGTCCGGTGAGGTGTTGCATCGGCACCGAGACCTATGGCGGCACAAGCCTGTGCTTCGGCGGCTCTATGGGGATTGGTATCGGGAGATTGTCGCCTGGCTCGTGCCCGGACGTACGGTCGAACTCGGTGGAGGAACCGGCAATCTGAAAGAGCATGTGCCCGGAGTCTGTTGTACCGACGTGGTCCTGGTGCCCTGGTTGAACGTGGTGGCGGATGCGCAGCGACTGCCCTTTCAGTCGGATTCGCTGGCGAATCTGGTTCTCTTCGACTCCTTGCATCACATTGAAAACGTGTCGCTCTTTTTTGATGAGGCACAGCGGACACTCCGAGTCGGCGGCCGGATCATCGTGATGGATCCATATATCTCGTGGATATCGTGGCCGATCTATCGGTGGTTTCATCCGGAACCGGTGGATTACACGCAAGACCCCCTCGTTCTCAAACCTTCCCAGCCGGAACGCCGGCCGTTTGACGCCAATCAAGCCGTCGCAACGCTCCTGTTCGAGCGGAATCGGTCTCACTTCCATGCGCGGTATCCAAGGTTGTCTCTTCGACACGTCCGACGAATGGCCTGCGTTGCATATCCGTTGAGTGGTGGTTTTGACCATCCCTCTCTCTTGCCGGAGTGGTTGGTGACGCCGATCCTACGGCTGGAGCGGATGCTGGAGCGGCTGGGCCGGCTTCTGGCGTTTCGCATGCTCGTGGTCATCGAACGGCAATTGTAG
- a CDS encoding helix-hairpin-helix domain-containing protein: protein MIRSLLFKLGMLFVSMGVSFWMIWHAQSPSPRAGAIDEKPAEVVPISPVLHDRTPTVETIGEKAPTIQPDRRLLDLNRASAGELESLPGIGAVMAQRVIAFRESTGGFRTLEELRAVKGIGPKKFDRLKSFVTVSTAKSKQVMEQRG from the coding sequence ATGATCAGATCGCTGCTTTTCAAGCTGGGCATGCTCTTCGTTTCGATGGGAGTCAGTTTCTGGATGATCTGGCATGCGCAGTCTCCGAGTCCTAGGGCCGGCGCAATCGATGAGAAGCCGGCCGAGGTCGTTCCGATTTCCCCCGTTCTTCATGACCGGACCCCGACGGTGGAGACCATCGGAGAGAAAGCTCCGACGATACAACCGGATCGCCGCTTGCTTGACCTCAATCGCGCAAGTGCCGGCGAACTTGAGTCGTTGCCCGGGATCGGTGCAGTCATGGCGCAACGTGTGATTGCCTTTCGGGAATCGACCGGGGGCTTTCGTACGCTGGAGGAACTCCGTGCAGTCAAAGGGATCGGCCCCAAGAAATTCGATCGTCTCAAGTCTTTCGTGACGGTCTCGACGGCAAAATCCAAGCAGGTAATGGAACAACGCGGATGA
- a CDS encoding cytochrome P450, translating into MTDQTSSPPTLSGPPVSRWWGFFPDIRRDSLGFLLRCQAYGDVAKVPMGLVAEFLLRERRLVFYVLNHPADVKHVLVTNQDNYRKAPVPPVESRIFGQGVLHTEGEIHHHQRRLFLPFFHGDHVSSYADLISTKARDLVADWHDGMTVDIGREMTGLTLSIIWRLLFGQDIESEAHGVKSAITVGQQLVKFQYNSPLERLTPLWVPTSLHRRFLLGHRSMEAIIHRFIHERRTASHQHDDVLSLLLAAKDSEGRPLRDEEIRDELMTFLLAGHETTANALTWTWFLLSQFPSVRDRLAQELMTVVGNSLPTAADVPRLRYTKMVWDEALRLFPPAWILHTRIGQAEDRLPSGAVLPARARVFISPWNLHRNPRWFPDPNRFDPERFSEENKRTRPAFTYFPFGGGGHRCLGESFAELEGLLILATMASKILLRLVDGQPIQPEPFMTLRPNIPVQMTVQRVEIAEPHPVIA; encoded by the coding sequence ATGACCGATCAGACGAGTTCACCTCCAACTCTTTCCGGCCCGCCGGTCTCTCGGTGGTGGGGATTCTTCCCGGATATTCGTCGGGACAGCCTCGGTTTTCTCCTGCGATGTCAGGCTTATGGTGACGTGGCCAAGGTCCCGATGGGATTGGTCGCCGAATTCCTTTTACGGGAGCGGAGGCTGGTCTTCTATGTGCTCAACCACCCCGCCGACGTCAAACACGTGCTCGTGACCAATCAAGACAATTATCGAAAGGCCCCGGTCCCGCCGGTGGAATCTCGAATTTTTGGCCAGGGCGTGCTTCATACGGAAGGCGAAATCCACCACCATCAACGGCGGCTCTTCCTCCCATTTTTTCACGGAGACCACGTCAGCTCCTACGCCGACCTGATTTCCACGAAGGCTCGCGACCTCGTTGCAGACTGGCATGACGGGATGACCGTCGATATCGGCCGGGAAATGACGGGCCTCACTCTTTCGATTATCTGGCGCCTGCTCTTCGGACAGGACATCGAATCTGAGGCTCACGGCGTCAAGAGCGCCATCACCGTCGGCCAACAGCTCGTCAAGTTTCAGTACAATTCGCCGCTGGAGCGATTGACTCCTCTCTGGGTTCCAACGTCACTCCATCGCCGATTCCTGCTGGGTCACCGTTCGATGGAGGCGATCATTCACCGATTCATTCACGAGCGGCGTACGGCTTCTCATCAGCATGACGACGTGTTGTCGTTGCTACTGGCCGCGAAGGACTCAGAAGGCCGCCCTTTGCGCGATGAGGAAATCCGCGATGAACTCATGACCTTCTTGCTCGCCGGTCACGAAACCACCGCCAATGCCCTGACCTGGACATGGTTTCTCCTGTCGCAATTTCCGTCGGTTCGCGACCGTCTGGCCCAGGAGCTCATGACTGTTGTCGGCAACAGCCTCCCGACCGCGGCGGATGTTCCTCGCTTGCGGTATACCAAGATGGTCTGGGACGAGGCATTGCGTCTCTTTCCTCCTGCTTGGATCCTCCATACCCGCATCGGGCAGGCAGAGGACCGGCTTCCATCGGGCGCGGTGCTTCCAGCGCGCGCTCGGGTTTTTATCAGTCCATGGAATCTGCATCGGAATCCGCGCTGGTTCCCCGATCCTAACCGATTCGACCCTGAACGGTTCTCTGAAGAGAATAAACGGACCCGTCCGGCCTTCACCTACTTTCCATTCGGCGGCGGGGGCCATCGGTGCCTCGGCGAGTCCTTCGCCGAATTGGAAGGGCTGTTGATCTTGGCGACGATGGCGTCGAAAATCCTATTACGTCTAGTCGATGGACAACCGATCCAACCGGAACCTTTCATGACCTTGCGCCCGAATATCCCGGTGCAGATGACGGTTCAACGAGTCGAAATCGCGGAACCGCACCCCGTCATCGCGTAA
- a CDS encoding transglycosylase SLT domain-containing protein has translation MVRFAGRRWVELKAFLRAVTRTPPLPRIGLGLVLFWLGLLAVNWVYHTIDKPTELFFPVENALDKSPRATWQEYGSLFNEHSTPTVAPELLAALAQAEGAGNPVARTYWRWRVSAWNPLEWYQPASTAVGMFQITDGTFQEGKHYCIHNHQVVTDGPWYDFDSCWFNSLYTRVLPSHAIELTAVLLDRQVAQAIGNRQATLEQRRNLAAVIHLCGAGAGHDYVKRKYQLSSHQRCGDHDVRTYLRKIQTLTQQFTSLKAY, from the coding sequence ATGGTACGCTTTGCTGGTCGGCGTTGGGTTGAGCTGAAAGCCTTTCTGCGCGCCGTCACAAGAACGCCGCCGCTGCCGAGGATAGGACTCGGGTTGGTTCTCTTCTGGTTGGGATTGCTCGCCGTCAATTGGGTGTACCATACGATCGACAAGCCGACGGAATTATTTTTTCCCGTGGAGAATGCACTGGATAAGAGTCCGCGCGCAACGTGGCAAGAATACGGAAGCCTGTTCAATGAACATTCAACGCCGACCGTCGCACCCGAATTGCTCGCGGCCTTGGCTCAGGCTGAGGGAGCCGGCAACCCTGTCGCTCGAACCTACTGGCGCTGGCGAGTGTCTGCATGGAATCCCTTGGAATGGTACCAGCCGGCTTCGACTGCGGTCGGCATGTTTCAAATCACCGACGGAACATTTCAAGAAGGAAAACACTACTGCATCCACAACCACCAGGTTGTTACCGATGGACCATGGTATGACTTTGATTCCTGCTGGTTCAACAGCCTCTATACCAGGGTGCTCCCGAGCCACGCGATCGAGTTGACGGCTGTGCTCCTCGACCGCCAGGTGGCACAAGCGATTGGGAACCGGCAGGCGACCCTTGAGCAGAGGCGGAATCTCGCCGCGGTGATCCATCTATGCGGCGCCGGCGCGGGCCATGATTACGTGAAGCGGAAGTATCAGCTGAGCTCCCATCAACGATGCGGCGATCATGACGTGCGGACATATTTGAGAAAGATCCAGACGCTCACACAGCAGTTCACTTCACTCAAAGCATATTGA
- the lpdA gene encoding dihydrolipoyl dehydrogenase, with protein sequence MALQTHIAVLGAGPGGYVAAIRAAQLGSRVTVVEREKLGGVCLNWGCIPSKALLSVVELGDKVKKAGDLGLVLQGPATYDLARMVSRKDKVVATLVKGIATLFKEWGIEHVTGQGVVRNERTIGVTKPDGGILEIQADALVIATGSSWPNLPQFPIDGRQILTSQQMLDLTQIPASLLIIGAGVEGCEFASLYSGLGTRVTVVELQSRVLPLEDEEISSTMERELKKRGVTVLTGTTVESLERLPETVVVHFKDGSTETVEKLLVSVGRGLNSRGIGLEQVGVEVGRRGEILVDDKMETNRSGIYAIGDVTGKAMLAHVASMQGQVAVENILGHHRAINYDVIPAGIFTLPEIGRVGLTEQEARERAQKSGQDPSRSVKVGRFRYSGLGKAQATGDTTGFYKVIADTATDRILGVHILGVHAADLIHEAALAMQVGATVKQIAGMIHAHPTLAEGMMEAAEDVEGAAIHLVRKKPSR encoded by the coding sequence ATGGCTCTCCAAACCCACATCGCTGTTCTTGGGGCCGGGCCCGGCGGATATGTCGCGGCGATCCGCGCGGCTCAACTCGGTAGCCGTGTCACGGTCGTCGAGCGGGAGAAATTGGGCGGCGTCTGCCTGAACTGGGGCTGCATCCCGAGCAAAGCGCTTCTGTCCGTCGTTGAACTCGGCGATAAGGTCAAGAAAGCCGGTGACCTTGGGCTGGTTCTCCAAGGGCCGGCTACTTATGACCTCGCGCGGATGGTCTCTCGAAAAGATAAGGTTGTGGCCACGTTGGTGAAAGGGATTGCGACGCTCTTCAAGGAATGGGGAATCGAACATGTCACCGGACAAGGGGTCGTCAGGAATGAGCGCACCATTGGGGTGACAAAGCCGGACGGCGGTATTCTGGAGATCCAAGCCGACGCACTCGTGATCGCGACGGGGTCCTCTTGGCCCAACCTCCCACAATTCCCAATCGATGGCCGCCAGATCCTGACCAGTCAGCAGATGCTCGACCTTACACAAATTCCGGCCAGTCTCCTCATTATCGGCGCCGGGGTCGAAGGGTGCGAATTCGCATCCTTGTACAGCGGTCTTGGCACACGCGTGACGGTGGTCGAACTGCAATCACGTGTCTTGCCGCTTGAGGACGAAGAAATTTCCTCGACGATGGAACGTGAACTGAAGAAGCGCGGCGTCACGGTCCTGACGGGGACGACGGTCGAGAGTCTTGAACGGTTGCCGGAGACCGTCGTGGTCCATTTCAAAGACGGCAGCACAGAAACGGTGGAGAAGTTGTTGGTCTCGGTCGGGCGGGGACTGAATTCACGAGGGATTGGGCTGGAACAGGTCGGCGTTGAGGTCGGGCGGCGTGGAGAAATTCTTGTCGATGACAAGATGGAAACCAATAGGTCCGGCATCTATGCAATCGGCGATGTCACGGGCAAGGCCATGCTGGCTCATGTCGCATCGATGCAGGGGCAAGTGGCCGTGGAGAATATTCTGGGGCATCACCGGGCCATCAATTACGACGTCATCCCTGCCGGGATCTTTACCTTGCCGGAGATCGGACGGGTGGGACTGACTGAGCAAGAGGCCAGAGAACGGGCTCAGAAGAGCGGCCAAGATCCCAGCCGGAGCGTGAAAGTCGGTCGTTTCCGCTACTCAGGATTAGGCAAGGCCCAAGCGACGGGCGACACCACGGGATTTTATAAGGTGATTGCGGATACGGCGACCGACAGAATTCTTGGAGTCCATATTCTCGGGGTTCATGCCGCCGACCTGATTCATGAGGCAGCGCTGGCCATGCAAGTCGGAGCGACCGTGAAACAAATTGCGGGGATGATCCATGCGCATCCGACGCTCGCTGAAGGTATGATGGAAGCGGCCGAGGATGTCGAGGGGGCTGCGATTCACCTGGTCCGAAAGAAGCCAAGCCGATGA
- a CDS encoding DJ-1/PfpI family protein: MQVAILLYDGMTALDAIGPYEVLQSPTLGTDVRFVAREKGVKRTDFGRLRLTADYTLAETPSPDILVVPGTAFPQAVMGDQLVLEWIAQAHRTTKWTTSVCTGALGLAAAGVLNGLKATTHWLALDVLKQFGAIPTKERVVREGKILTAAGVSSGIDMALTLVAEEFGADAAQLTQLLIEYDPHPPFDAGSPDKAPPSIVNTAREEFSKLVVMP, encoded by the coding sequence TTGCAAGTGGCGATACTACTGTACGATGGCATGACGGCGCTCGATGCGATCGGCCCATATGAAGTCCTGCAATCGCCGACGCTCGGCACCGATGTGCGCTTCGTCGCGCGCGAGAAGGGCGTGAAGCGAACCGACTTCGGCAGACTCCGTTTGACGGCCGACTATACGCTGGCTGAAACCCCCAGCCCCGACATCCTCGTGGTGCCCGGAACTGCGTTTCCGCAGGCGGTAATGGGGGATCAGCTTGTTCTGGAATGGATTGCTCAAGCGCACCGGACTACCAAGTGGACCACGTCGGTGTGTACCGGCGCATTGGGCCTGGCAGCCGCCGGCGTGCTGAACGGGCTGAAGGCCACCACCCATTGGCTCGCGCTCGATGTGCTGAAACAATTCGGTGCGATCCCGACGAAGGAACGGGTTGTCCGTGAAGGGAAGATTCTCACTGCCGCCGGCGTGTCATCCGGCATTGATATGGCTCTCACATTGGTCGCGGAAGAGTTCGGAGCCGACGCCGCGCAACTCACCCAGCTGCTCATCGAATACGATCCCCATCCGCCGTTCGATGCCGGCAGCCCCGACAAAGCACCGCCTTCGATCGTGAATACGGCGCGCGAGGAGTTCAGCAAGCTGGTCGTCATGCCGTAA
- a CDS encoding DUF2314 domain-containing protein, with the protein MQRYMVVSVVLTGLLAAPCAFSQSFTDKAKKDHAVEMNDEEPAMQKAMERARAGLDDFLKKATTPPPDTDQYSVKVRVSEGESQEYLWISNLKSQGDMWSGRIDNLPMLRSVKKGQSYTFAKSEIVDWTYIDKSKKKVLGNFTTCALLTKEPPSVAEGIRKQYGLECER; encoded by the coding sequence ATGCAGCGGTATATGGTAGTTAGCGTCGTCCTGACGGGGCTGCTCGCGGCGCCATGCGCGTTTTCACAATCGTTCACCGACAAAGCCAAAAAGGATCATGCGGTTGAGATGAACGACGAAGAGCCCGCGATGCAGAAAGCCATGGAGCGCGCTCGCGCGGGTTTGGACGATTTTCTCAAGAAAGCGACGACGCCACCGCCCGATACCGACCAGTATTCGGTCAAGGTGAGAGTGAGTGAAGGAGAGAGCCAAGAGTATCTGTGGATCTCGAACCTCAAATCACAAGGGGACATGTGGTCGGGGAGGATCGACAACCTTCCGATGCTACGTTCCGTCAAGAAGGGGCAATCCTACACGTTTGCGAAGAGTGAGATCGTCGATTGGACCTACATCGACAAAAGCAAGAAGAAGGTCCTTGGAAATTTCACCACCTGTGCGCTTCTCACCAAAGAACCACCGAGTGTGGCAGAAGGCATTCGCAAACAATATGGCCTCGAATGTGAGCGCTGA